The Planctomycetota bacterium genomic interval GAGGCCCGCCTCGCGGCATTGGCGACGCAGGGCGTTGACCTCGGGATTGGTCGTCACCGCGTCGCGCAACGCGTCGTCCATCTTCAGCAGTTCGTACAAACCGAGTCGGCCCGTGTAGCCGGTCTGGCGACACTTGTCGCAGCCGACGCCCTTGGTCATGTTGCGGGAACAATCGAAGCCGTTGCGTTCGTAGACCGCCTTGGCTTCGTCGCTTGGGACGAAGGTCTCCTGGCAGTGCGGGCAGACCTTGCGAATCAGCCGCTGGGCCAGAATGCCGTTGACGGCGGCGCTGATGAGGTACGGCTCGACACCGATGTTGATGAGTCGCGTGATGCTCGCCGGGGCGTCGTTGGTGTGGAGCGTGCTGAGTACTAAGTGACCCGTCAGCGACGCCTGCACCGCGATGCGGGCCGTCTCGCCGTCGCGGATTTCGCCGAGCATGACGACGTCCGGGTCCTGACGCAGCAGGGACCGCAACGCCGCACTAAACGTCATGCCGATCTTGTCCGTCACCTGCACCTGGTTCGCCGCCTGCAGGTGGTACTCGACCGGGTCCTCGACCGTCGAAATGTTTAGCTTCGCCCCGTCCATGCAGCGGAGCGAGCTGTAGAGCGTTGTCGTCTTGCCCGAGCCCGTCGGGCCGGTGACGAGGAGAATGCCGTGCGGCTGATCGATCAGGTCGCGCCACGTCGCCAGGTGATCGTCGCTGAAGCCGAGCTTCTCCAGCGGCACGTTGATGCTGCGGTTGTCGAGAATTCGGATCACGATCTTCTCGCCAGCCACCGTCGGCAGGGTGCTCATGCGGAGGTCGATCTTCCGGCCCTGCACCACCGCACGGATGCGGCCGTCCTGCGGCACGCGGCGCTCGGCGATGTCGAGGTTGGCCATGATCTTCAGACGGCTGCTGATCGCCGGGGCCATGCTGAACGGCGGGCTCATCGCGCTGAAGAGGATGCCGTCAATGCGGTAGCGGACCTGAAGCTGCTTCTCTTTGGGCTCGATGTGAATGTCGCTCGCGCCCTGTTTGATCGCGTCTGCAATCAAATAGTTGACGAAGCGGATGACCGGCGACTCGCTGCCGGCCTTCTCGAGGTCGTCGGCGTCTTCGGTCTTTTCCTCGACGACGCTCACATCGTCCTCGGCCACCTCGCCGATGATGTCGTTCAGGTTGCCAAGGTCGCTCTGCCCGTCGCTGTCGAGCGACTCGCAGACCTTGGCGACGAAGCCTGGCGTGACGACGACGGCTTCGACCTGACGATCGCCCAGGCGTCGCGTGGCCTCGTCGAGCA includes:
- a CDS encoding ATPase, T2SS/T4P/T4SS family, producing FDPTTDPAAAFGGLWQPDEEQVATRTLEDVLQGRIAGDVIEQAKSVLAKSPGRALERVLVETGADETVVYQALAELHDTPFVDEKPTDESIQQAVDRLSLDFCKNSLVIPVSDSGKVVRLGVTDPADIFLLDEATRRLGDRQVEAVVVTPGFVAKVCESLDSDGQSDLGNLNDIIGEVAEDDVSVVEEKTEDADDLEKAGSESPVIRFVNYLIADAIKQGASDIHIEPKEKQLQVRYRIDGILFSAMSPPFSMAPAISSRLKIMANLDIAERRVPQDGRIRAVVQGRKIDLRMSTLPTVAGEKIVIRILDNRSINVPLEKLGFSDDHLATWRDLIDQPHGILLVTGPTGSGKTTTLYSSLRCMDGAKLNISTVEDPVEYHLQAANQVQVTDKIGMTFSAALRSLLRQDPDVVMLGEIRDGETARIAVQASLTGHLVLSTLHTNDAPASITRLINIGVEPYLISAAVNGILAQRLIRKVCPHCQETFVPSDEAKAVYERNGFDCSRNMTKGVGCDKCRQTGYTGRLGLYELLKMDDALRDAVTTNPEVNALRRQCREAGLVVLREDGWNKVEQGLTTVDEVLRVTEG